The following nucleotide sequence is from Nocardioides daedukensis.
GCTGGCCGGGTTGATCCTGCTCGCGGTGCTGGTCGCCTCGGCGTTGGCCTCGGCATTCGGGCGCCCGATCGCCGGTCGCTCCGCCGCAGCCGCGTCGACCGCGCGCGCCAGCTTCGGCCGGGCCCTGGTCTCCTCGCTCGAATCGGTGCGCACGGTGAAGCTGGCCGCGGCCACTCCCGACGTACGCCGTCATCTGCGCGAGGTCGACTCCGGGCGCGTGGACGCAGCGGTGCGCGAGCACCGTGTCCAGGCCTTCCTCGACGGTGTGCCGATGCTGATGGTGCAGTGCGGCGTGGTGGCGGCGTGGGCGTTCTACTTCGCCGATGTCTGGGGCCTGGCCATCGCCCTGCTCGTCGCCAACGCCGTCTCCGGCTTCGACTGGTTCGGCCGGGTCGCGGGGATGGTGGTCACCGAGGCACCGGGCACGCGGGCCTGGCAGCAGGAGGCCAGCCGGTTCGCCGGCGGGGTCGACCTGATGCACCTGCCCGAGGGAGTCGACCTGGTCACCGGCGACGCCCCGGCCCCGGCGCCGGTGCAACGCGTCGGGCTCCGGGCGCTGGAGCTGCGCGACTTCTCGGCCGTCCACGACGACGGCACGATCGGTGTGTTCGGGGTCAACCTGGAGATCCAGCGCGGTGAGCTGGTGCTGCTGGTCGGACAGGTCGGTTCGGGCAAGTCGAGCCTGCTCTCGGCGCTGACCGGGCTCATCGGTCACCGCGGTGAAGTCCTCTGGAACGGCGAGCCGGTCACCGACCCCGAGACCTTCATGCGCCCGGGCAACGTGAGCCACGTGGCCCAGGTGCCCCGGGTTCTCTCCGGGACGTTCGCCGACAACGTCCGTCTCGGTCACGAACGGGCCTTCGACGAACCGGTGCGCGACGCCCGGCTGGAAGCCGACGTCAGCGACGCGGGTGGCCCCGGCGCCCTGGTCGGGCACCGCGGCGTACGCCTGTCCGGTGGACAGGTGCAGCGCCTCGCCCTGGCACGAGCGCTGGCGACCGAGGCCGAGCTGGTGCTCGCCGACGACGTGTCCAGTGCCCTGGACGCCAGCACCGAGATCGAGCTGTGGAGCGCGCTGCGAGCGCGCCAGGCGACGGTGATCGGCGCGAGCGCGAAGCGGGCTGCGCTGGCCCGCGCGGACCGGGTCGTGGTTCTGGTCGACGGGGAAGTGGCGGGCGTGGGCCCCTGGTCCGAGCTGGCACCCCGGTGGGGGCACCTGGCTGGCTGACACCGATGCGGGGGACCGGCACGGGGGCCGATAAACTCCCGTGCGTGGTCACCCCCTCCCGCACCAAGCGTCTCGTGGTGCTCGTCTCCGGCGCAGGCACCAACCTGCAGGCGCTGATGGACGCGTGCCAGGACCCGGCGTACGGCGCGAGTGTGGTTGCGGTGGGCGCCGATCGTGAGGGCGTCGAGGGCCTGGCCCGCGCCGAGCGTGCCGGCATCCCCACCTTCGTGCGCTCGGTGAAGCAGTTCACCTCCCGTGGCAAGTGGGACCGCTCGCTCGCCGAGACGGTGTCTCGCTTCGACCCCGACGTGGTCGTGCTGGCCGGCTTCATGAAGCTGGTCGGCGAGGACTTCCTCGAGGCCCACGGTGGTCGGGTCGTCAACACCCACCCTGCACTGTGCCCGGCGTTCCCCGGCACGTCCGGTCCGGCCGACGCACTCGCCTACGGCGTGAAGGTCACCGGCGCCACCCTCTTCGTGGTCGACGGCGGAGTCGACACCGGGCCGATCATCGCCCAGGCAGTCGTCCCGGTCGAGGACGACGACGACGTGGCCAGCCTGCACGAACGAATCAAGGTCGCCGAGCGCACCATGCTCGTCGACAACGTGGGCCGGATGGCCCGCGAAGGAATCATCATCACCAACAGGAAGGTCCGGTTCGGATCATGAGTGCCGCCCCCGTGGACAGGATCGAGATCAAGCGGGCCCTGGTGTCCGTCTATGACAAGTCGGGACTGGAGGAACTGGTCCGGGGCCTGCACGCCGCGGGCGTCACCCTGGTCTCCACCGGCGGTTCGGCCCGGCTGATCTCCGACCTGGGCCTGCCCGTGGTCAAGGTCGAGGACCTGACCGGCTTCCCGGAGTGCCTCGACGGCCGGGTCAAGACCCTGCACCCCAAGGTGCACGCTGGCATCCTCGCCGACCGTCGCCTGGACTCCCACGTGCAGCAGCTGGCCGAGCTGGAGGTGGAGCCTTTCGACCTGGTCGTCTCCAACCTGTACCCGTTCACCCAGACCGTCCTCTCCGGGGCCACCCCGGACGAGTGCGTCGAGCAGATCGACATCGGCGGCCCGTCAATGGTCCGCGCCGCGGCCAAGAACCACCCCTCGGTCGCGATCGTGACCTCCCCGGACGCCTACGGCGAGGTCCTCGAGGCCGTCGCCGCCGGTGGCTTCACCCTCGAGCAGCGCAAGAAGCTGGCTGCCGAGGCATTCGTGCACACCGCCACCTATGACGTCGCTGTTGCCTCCTGGATGGGCAGCGTGCTGACCGACACCTCCGACGGCTCCGGCTTCGCCCCCTGGATGGCGGCGACCTGGACCAAGTCCGACGTACTGCGCTACGGCGAGAACCCGCACCAGAAGGCGGCCGTCTACCGGATCGGCCGTCAGCCCGAGGGCGGGGTCGCCCAGGGTGTGCAACTGCACGGCAAGGAGATGTCCTACAACAACTTCATCGACGCCGACGCGGCCTACCGGGCGGCCTACGACCACGGCGAGAACCCCACCGTGGCGATCATCAAGCACGCCAACCCGTGCGGCATCGCGGTCGGCAACCCCGACGACAACATCGCGGCGGTGCACGCCAAGGCGCACGCCTGCGACCCGGTCTCGGCCTATGGCGGCATCATCGCCACCAACCGACCGGTCACCGCCGAGATGGCCGAGACGGTCAAGGACATCTTCACCGAGGTCATCGTGGCGCCCGGCTTCGACGGTGCCGCGCTCGACATCCTCACCGCCAAGAAGAACCTGCGCCTGCTGGTTGCCAACCCGCCCCTGCCCGGTGGGGTGGAGTTCCGCCCGATCTCCGGCGGGCTCCTGGTGCAGGAACGCGACGGGATCGACGCGGCGGGTGAGATCACCAACAAGGACGGCAGCACCTCGACCACTGGTGACGACGCGTCGCGGTGGCGCCTGGTTGCCGGCGCACCTGCCGACGAGGCCACCGTGGCCGACCTGCAGTTCGCCTGGCGTGCGATCCGCGCGGTGAAGTCCAACGCGATCCTGCTCGCCAACGACGGCGCCTCCGTCGGTGTCGGCATGGGCCAGGTCAACCGCGTCGACTCCTGCGGACTGGCCGTCTCCCGTGCCGGGGACCGCGCTGCCGGCTCGGTCGCTGCCTCGGACGCCTTCTTCCCGTTCGCCGACGGCCTCGAGGTGCTCCTCAACGCCGGCGTGCGCGCGGTGGTCGCCCCCGGCGGCTCGATCCGCGACGAGGAGGTCATCGCCGCGGCCGAGAAGGCCGGCGTGACGATGTACTTCACCGGAACCCGCCACTTCGCCCACTGATCCGCGGCCGTCCTGCACCGGTCGCGCCGGTCGTTGCCGATGCGGGACGTTTCACTCCATGGCCTGCGTTGCGGCCGCTCGCCGCCACGACGCACGACGTCCCCAGATGACAGGATGACCACGTGACTGCACAGAAGCTCGACGGATCCGCGACCGCTGCTGCCATCAAGGAGGAGCTGCGCAGTCGCGTGGCTGCTCTCAAGGAGCAGGGGATCACCCCGGGGCTGGGCACGATCCTGGTCGGCGACGACCCTGGCAGCCGGTGGTATGTCAACGGCAAGCACAAGGATTGTGCAGAGGTCGGGATCGAGTCCATCCGGACCGACCTGCCCGAGGTCGCCTCGCAGGAGGAGATCGAGGACGCCGTCCGCTCCCTCAACGAGGACCCTGCCTGCACCGGCTACATCGTCCAGCTGCCGCTCCCGCGTGGGCGTGATGAGAACCGCGTGCTCGGTCTGATCGACCCGGCCAAGGACGCCGACGGCCTGCACCCGACCAACCTCGGCTGGCTGGTGCTCGGCAACGAGGCGCCGCTGCCGTGCACGCCGTACGGCATCGTCGAGCTGCTGCGCCGTCACGACGTCGCGATCGCCGGGGCCGAAGTGGTCGTGATCGGTCGCGGTGTCACTGTTGGTCGCCCCCTGGGCCTGCTGCTCACCCGCCGCTCCGAGAACGCCACGGTCACCCTGTGCCACACCGGCACCGTCGACCTGGCCGCTCACGTGAAGGGCGCCGACATCGTCGTGGCCGCTGCGGGCGTGCCGGGCATCATCACCGGCGACATGGTCAAGCCCGGTGCCGCCGTGCTCGACGTCGGGGTCTCCCGCGTCGACGGCAAGATCGCCGGGGACGTGGCCGCAGACGTCTGGGACGTGGCGGGCTGGGTCTCCCCGAACCCGGGCGGAGTGGGTCCGATGACCCGCGCGATGCTGCTGGCCAACGTGGTCTCGATCGCCGAGAGCCAGTCGGCCTGACGTGTCCGGATCAGAGGAGCCCGACTCCCGCTCCGAGAACAAGGTCGACCTGCGCAAGGCCACCGAGGTCACCAAGCCCCGCACCCTGGGCGGCCTGGTCTATCTGGGAGTCCTTGCCGGCGCGTTGACCGGCGTGGTCGTGGCCGCACTCGGGCCGTGGCGCGTCGGGGTGAGCGTCCTGGCGGTGT
It contains:
- the purN gene encoding phosphoribosylglycinamide formyltransferase — encoded protein: MRGTGTGADKLPCVVTPSRTKRLVVLVSGAGTNLQALMDACQDPAYGASVVAVGADREGVEGLARAERAGIPTFVRSVKQFTSRGKWDRSLAETVSRFDPDVVVLAGFMKLVGEDFLEAHGGRVVNTHPALCPAFPGTSGPADALAYGVKVTGATLFVVDGGVDTGPIIAQAVVPVEDDDDVASLHERIKVAERTMLVDNVGRMAREGIIITNRKVRFGS
- the purH gene encoding bifunctional phosphoribosylaminoimidazolecarboxamide formyltransferase/IMP cyclohydrolase codes for the protein MSAAPVDRIEIKRALVSVYDKSGLEELVRGLHAAGVTLVSTGGSARLISDLGLPVVKVEDLTGFPECLDGRVKTLHPKVHAGILADRRLDSHVQQLAELEVEPFDLVVSNLYPFTQTVLSGATPDECVEQIDIGGPSMVRAAAKNHPSVAIVTSPDAYGEVLEAVAAGGFTLEQRKKLAAEAFVHTATYDVAVASWMGSVLTDTSDGSGFAPWMAATWTKSDVLRYGENPHQKAAVYRIGRQPEGGVAQGVQLHGKEMSYNNFIDADAAYRAAYDHGENPTVAIIKHANPCGIAVGNPDDNIAAVHAKAHACDPVSAYGGIIATNRPVTAEMAETVKDIFTEVIVAPGFDGAALDILTAKKNLRLLVANPPLPGGVEFRPISGGLLVQERDGIDAAGEITNKDGSTSTTGDDASRWRLVAGAPADEATVADLQFAWRAIRAVKSNAILLANDGASVGVGMGQVNRVDSCGLAVSRAGDRAAGSVAASDAFFPFADGLEVLLNAGVRAVVAPGGSIRDEEVIAAAEKAGVTMYFTGTRHFAH
- a CDS encoding bifunctional methylenetetrahydrofolate dehydrogenase/methenyltetrahydrofolate cyclohydrolase; amino-acid sequence: MTAQKLDGSATAAAIKEELRSRVAALKEQGITPGLGTILVGDDPGSRWYVNGKHKDCAEVGIESIRTDLPEVASQEEIEDAVRSLNEDPACTGYIVQLPLPRGRDENRVLGLIDPAKDADGLHPTNLGWLVLGNEAPLPCTPYGIVELLRRHDVAIAGAEVVVIGRGVTVGRPLGLLLTRRSENATVTLCHTGTVDLAAHVKGADIVVAAAGVPGIITGDMVKPGAAVLDVGVSRVDGKIAGDVAADVWDVAGWVSPNPGGVGPMTRAMLLANVVSIAESQSA
- a CDS encoding DUF3017 domain-containing protein yields the protein MSGSEEPDSRSENKVDLRKATEVTKPRTLGGLVYLGVLAGALTGVVVAALGPWRVGVSVLAVSMLLGAGARLMIPEANTGMLKVRNRYVDAAILVAMGVAIIVLATTIPDQIR